ATGCACCGGTATCTTTAATCCAGTAAACCAAAATAAAGTAGGATATTCTCTGCCTTAACTACTAGATTGGTCTTTCAGTGGTGCAGCCTTTAACTGATTGATTACAGAGAATATAAAAAATGACTGATATTATTCCCTCACTGAATTGTGAGGCTCTTATTATGGTGTTACTCACTTCAGTCCTAAAGTTTTTATATAGATAATACATGTTGGGTTGAAAAgacatgtcattattattataaaaggcaCTAAACAGGgtgtgttttgtctttcttttttttaggcAGATACTGCGAGAAAATAACTGCCTGCAGACACTGTTACAACACTTGAAATCTCACAGCCTAACAATAGTTAGTAATGCATGTGGAACTCTATGGAACCTTTCAGCTCGCAATGTAAAGGACCAAGAGGCCTTATGGGACATGGGAGCTGTGAGCATGCTTAAGAACCTTATTCATTCAAAGCACAAAATGATTGCAATGGGCAGCGCTGCTGCTTTACGAAACCTAATGGCCAACCGACCTGCTAAATATAAGGACGCAAACATTATGTCCCCTGGATCTAGCTTACCTTCCCTGCATGTCAGAAAACAGAAAGCTTTGATAGAAGAACTGGATGCACAACATTTATCAGAAACTTTCGATAACATTGACAATTTGAGCCCCAAAGCATCCCATCGaaacaaacaaagacacaagCAAAGTGTGTATAGTGAATATGTTTTGGACTCTGGACGGCACAATGAAGATGGGATGTGTAGGTCTGAGAGTTTTAATACTACCAATATGACTGTTCTCTCTCCTTATGTGAACACTACTGTACTGCCTGGCTCAGCCTCTAGTGAAACTAGGGGAAATGCAGAAAGTTCTAGGGCTGAAAAAGACAGAAGCACTGAAAGAGAAAGGCGAATACCAGGATCTGGTGGTCTCCATCCTTCAGAAAATTCTTCTAAAAGAATTGGAATGCAGATATCTACGACATCTGCACAGATTGCTAAGGTCATGGAAGAGGTGCAGAGCATACATATATCCCAAGATGACAGAAGTACGGGGTCTTCAGCAGACCTGCATTGTCGGCAAGAGGAAAGGAATGGCCCGAGACAAACATCTGCTTCTCACACGCACTCTAACCCGTATCAGTTTAACAAACAAGAGCCTCCCAGTAGGACATGTCCTATTCCGTATGGGAAAATGGAATATAGAGCATCAAGTGATAGCCTAAACAGTGTTAGCAGCAGCGATGGGTATGGTAAAAGGGGTCAGATGAAGCCATCGGTGGAATCCTATTCAGAGGAGGATGATGGGTATGGTAAAAGGGGTCAGGTGAAGCAGTCAGTGGAATCCTATTCCGAGAATGATGAAGGAAAGTTTTGCAGTTATGGAAAGTATCCAGCTGACCTAGCCCACAAGATACACAGTGCCAACCATATGGAAGACAATGATGGAGAGATGGACACCCCAATAAATTACAGTCTTAAATATTCAGATGAACAATTAAATTCAGGAAGGCAAAGCCCTAGCCAAAGTGAAAGGTGGCCAAGACCTAAACATCTTGTGGAAGATGAGATGAAGAGGAACGAACAAAAAACATCAAGGACTCAAAACCAGGGGTATTCAGTTTACACAGAAAACAGTAGTGAGGCTGCTGATAAGCATATGAAATTCCCGTCACGATTTGGACAACCAGAGTGTTCTGGTCCTTTCAGACAAAGAGGCTGTAACAGCTCAGAGCAAAGTAGATCTGGTTCTAATCATGGAATGAAACAAAAGATGAATCCATCACACTGCCCGGTAGATGACTATGATGATGATAAGCCAACCAATTATAGTGAGCGGTATTCAGAAGAAGAGCAACATGATGAAGAGGATCAACCAACAAATTATGGAATAAAGTATAGTGAGGAACACCACCATGTTGAACCCATTGACTACAGTATAAAGTACTCCTCTGAAGTCCCGTCATCtcaaaaatatggacattcaaaGACTTCTGTTCAGAACTCAACCAAGGATCATATAACACATGGCAGTGGAAGCACCTTAGGTCCATCAACCAAAAATTCTGTCCAACAAAACCAACTTCACCCATCCTCAGCCCAGACAAGAGCAGGTCCAACTCGGATACTCCAAAAGACTACCACAGGCAAGGCACCCTCCATCAATCAAGAAACTATACAGACGTACTGTGTTGAAGACACACCAATCTGTTTTTCCAGGGGCAGTTCCCTATCGTCTTTGTCATCTGCAGAGGATGAGATGGAAGGGCGTGAGCAGCACAGGAATGTTGCAAATAACTACCCAACTTTACCTATTGCTGACAAAGAAGCTAGTGGTTCTTTATGTGCTGACATGCCCATGGCTGAAGACCAGTCCTCTTCTAAGTATACCAGAATGAAAGCTCAAAGACATCAGTCCTCTAATGTGGCAAATTCTGATGGATCAAGGCATAAAGCTGTTGAGTTCTCATCTGGTGCCAAATCTCCATTCAAAAGTGGGGCACAGACGCCAAAAAGCCCTCCAGAACATTATGTACAAGAAACACCTCTAATGTTTAGCAGATGTACTTCAGTAAGTTCTTTGGATAGCTTTGAGAGTCACTCGATTGCTAGCTCTGTACAGAGTGAACCTTGCAGTGGAATGGTTAGTGGAATTATCAGTCCAAGTGATCTACCAGATAGTCCGGGTCAGACAATGCCCCCAAGCAGAAGCAAGACCCCTCCTCCACCTCATGCaggtcaaatgaaaaacaaagtgaaagtgCCTAATAATGCTGATGAGAGAGAGTTGGCTCCAAGACATGTCGCTGTAAATGCTGCTGTTCAGAGAGTCCAGGTTCTTCCAGATAATGATACTCTGTTACATTTTGCAACAGAAAGCACTCCAGATGGCTTCTCTTGTTCATCAAGTTTAAGTGCTCTGAGCCTTGATGAGCCTTTTATTCAGAAAGATGTAACACTGCAAATAATGCCTCCTGTACATGAAGATGATCATGGAAATAACGGAGAGCCTGAAAAGGAGGAAGATACAAAAGAACACAAGAGTCAGGATAATCCACCTAATTCCAGTGAACCTGAAAAAGATATACTTAATGATTCTGACGATGACGACATTGATATATTGGAGGAATGTATAAATTCAGCCATGCCAACCAAGTcttcaagaaaaaacaaaaagccgCCACCTGTCGCCAGaaaaccaagccagcttcctgtATATAAACTCCTCCCTTCTCAAAACCGAGGACAGCAGCAAAAGCCTGCTAATTTCACACATGGAGAAGACATGCCCAGAGTATACTGTGTTGAGGGAACTCCAATTAACTTTTCTACAGCCACATCTCTAAGCGACCTAACCATAGAGTCACCTCCAAATGAGCTTGCTAACACTGAAAGTTCTAATATTGAAACCCAGACTACTGTGTCATCTGCCATGGAAAGAAGAGACACTATTCCAATGGAGGGAAGAAGCATAGATGGCAAAGATACAGTAAAAGGCTCCGCTGCTCCCTCTTTACCTCTGGATGAAGAAAAAGCAGAAGGAGATGACATACTTGCTGAGTGTATTAGTTCAGCGATGCCAAAGGGTAAAAGTCATAAGCCTTTCAGAGTAAAGAAAATTATAGATCAGGTAAAGCAGACATCTACATCTCCATGTAACCCAAGGCATCAAGATATTGAGAAAAAGAAACCTACTTCTCCAGTAAAACCAATGCCGCAAAGCAGTGAATACCGAGCTCGAGTGATGAAGCCAACTAACAATTTTTCTTCAGGCTCTTACTCTGATAAAAATAAGGATGCCAAAAAACGAGATCCCAAAAATTCCAGGGAATGTAGTGATAAGCCTCCAAATAGCGAAGAACGTGTACGTGGAAGTTTTGCTTTTGATTCCCTGCATCACTATAGTCCAGTAGAGGGTACCCCTTACTGTTTCTCACGCAATGGTTCACTGAGTTCATTAGACTTTGATGATGATGAACTAGACTTTTCTAAAGAGAAAGCTGAACTTAGGAAAGAAAAAGAACATAAAAAGGTATCCACAAGAAATGTTAATGAGCAAACTTCCAACCACCCGCCTGCAAGTAGAACGCAAGTGTACCAGAGGCCATGTCCTAATAGAGGCCCTGCAAAACCACTGTTGCAAAAACAAGCAATGTTTCCACAGGCATCCAAAGATAACATAGGCTCTGTCACAGATGAAAAAATGCAGAACTTTTCTATTGAAGACACCCCTGTGTGTTTTTCAAGAAATTCATCTCTCAGTTCATTAAGTGATATTGAccaagaaaacaataacaaagaaagtGATCGTCAGAAAGAAAATTCAAGTGCCCAGGTGGAAGGATCAAGGCCCCAGGCTTCAGGTTATGCTCCAAAGGCATTTAACGTTGAAGACACTCCAGTGTGCTTTTCCAGGAACAGTTCTCTTAGCTCTCTTAGCATTGACTCAGAAGATGATCTTCTACAAGAATGTATTAGTTCTGCTATGCCCAAGAAGAAAAAACAGCCTGCCAAAAGCCATGGAGGTGACAGTGCAACAAATGATGACAAACATATGGGGGGGATTTTAACAGAAGAGCCAGATTTAACGTTGGATCTAAGAGATATACAAAGTCCTATTTCAGAGCAGGCACACTCTCCTGATTCTGAAACCTTTGACTGGAAGGCTATTCAGGAAGGTGCTAATTCTATTGTAAGTAGCTTACATCAGGCTGCTGCTGCAAGCCTTTCCAGACAGGCCTCTTCGGACTCAGATTCAATATTGTCTCTTAAATCGGGCATCTCTTTAGGATCTCCCTTCCACCTTGCGTCTGATCAAGAAGAGAAGCCTGTTGCCTCAAATAAAGGTCCAAGGATCTTAAAGCCTGGAGAGAAGAGCACCTCGGAATCCAAAAAGAAAGAAGAGGAACAAGCAAAGGCTTTAAAAGGAGGAAAGAAGGTTTATAAAAGTCTTATAACCGGTAAAGCACGATCCAGTGTTGACATTTCTTCTATACCAAAACAGCAGGCTCCTGTTCCCTTGATCTCTCGTGGAAGGACTATGATCCATATTCCTGGTATAAGAAACAGCTCCCCCAGCACCAGCCCAATTCCCAAGAAGACGCCACCAAAAAACACCCCTCTAAAAGCTACGACCACAGGGCAAATTTCCAGTAACTTGCCAAGAGGTGTTAAAACTCCTGTAAAATCTGACCCCAGCTCTGCAAACAGACAACAGGGGGCTCAAGGGGGATCAAGCAAAGGCTCATCCAGGTCGGGATCAAGAGATACAACTCCCTCTAGACCTGCACAACAGCCTTTATCAAGACCTGTGCAGTCACCTGGTCGTACTTCTGTATCACCTGGAAGAAATGGAATCAGTCCTCCCAACAAGTTATCACAGTTGCCTCGCACATCATCTCCAAGTACAGCATCAACTAAGTCATCAGGCTCAGGAAGAATGTCTTATACATCCCCTGGAAGGCATTTAGGCCAGCAAGCTCCAACCAAGCAAAGTTGCTTACCAAGAAGTACTAGTGGGATTCCGAGAAGTGAGTCCGCTTCTAAAGGCTTGAACCAGAGTGCAGCTACAGGTTCTGTTAAAAAAGTAGAATTGTCAAGGATGTCTTCAACAAAATCAAGTGGAAGTGAGTCTGATAGATCAGAAAGACCTGTACTGGTGCGTCAGTCAACCTTTATTAAAGAAGCTCCGAGTCCAACACTGAAGAGAAAACTAGAAGAGTCTGCCTCATTTGAGTCATTGTCACCTACATCAAGACCAGTCTCCCCCAACAGGTCCCAGTCCCACACACCAGTTTTAAGTCCATCCCTTACAGATATGTCATTAACCTTGCCATATCAAGGTAGTTGTTGGAGGAAATCCTCCCAAAGCCAAAACTCTTCTGAAAATGGGGATGAGAGGTCTCTGAGAAGGCATGACATTGCCCGTTCACATTCTGAGAGCCCATCCAGACTCCCAATTAACAGGTCCGGCACTTGGAAGCGTGAGCATAGCAAGCactcttcatctctcccaagaGTTAGCACTTGGAAAAGAACTGGGAGCTCCTCCTCCATCCTTTCTGCATCTTCTGAGTCAAGTGAAAAGGGAAAAAGTGAAGATGAAAGGCAACATGCAAGTTTTGCTCAAGGAAGCAAGCAGAGCAAAGAAATCCATACCCCTTTGAAAGGAACATGGAGGAAGATCAAAGAAAGTGAAAATCCCCAAAATCCGTCTGTTGATGGAAGTGATGCTGATTTAATGGTTCATCAGATGGCTCCTGCTATGTCCAAGACGGAGGATGTGTGGGTGAGAATTGAGGACTGTCCTATTAATAACCCCAGGTCTGGGAAATCACCAACTGGAAATACTCCCCCAATAATTGACAGTGTGCCAGAAAAATTGACTGTTGATGATCCAGACCCTAAAGACATTGACAGTGTGGCTGTTTGTACAACAGGATTAGATAATTTTaattcatgtattatgcatgaaAGCCCTGAGAAGTCAGCAGAGACCAAGTCAGTAGCAAGTTATCCTGCTGCTACACCAGAGACTTCTGAAAACCCTGTTACCGAGCGCACTCCTTTTAGTTCTACAAACTCAAGTAAGCACAGCTCTCCCAGTGGTGCTGTTGCTGCAAGAGTAACACCTTTTAATTATAACCCCAACCCCAGGAAGAGCAGCACTGATAACGGCTCTGCTCGGCCATCACAGATTCCAACGCCAATAAACAGCAGCACAAAGAAACGAGACTCCAAAGGTGATGGTGCTGAGTCTAGTGGAAATCAGAGCCCCAGACGCCTTTCTGGGTCATACCTTGTGACGtctgtgtgaaacaaaaaaaaaaaaaaacacccttattGTGATATTAACTAGGATCTGATCACTACTAATGTATAATTTGGTACAATTGTTATGTAGgctgttggtttaaaaaaaaaaaaaaagtaagtgtaaATAAATGGATTATTTTCTAGAGGGTAACTGTTCTGGAAGCCATATTTGATAAAGATGTGGCTGGTACACTTGGTTAACAGAATGAGATTAATTTAGTTGGTAAAGCAAGCATATTTGTACTGTACAGATTGTTTTTCATGTGCTATTTAAAATTAATCCTTGCCATGATCCTGTATGTGTTTGGCTTGAATAAataacgaaagaaaaaaaaaactacacaatttgGAGACATTAAAACACTATTTCAAAAGTACTGTGTTGTACTAATATTTtaacttgattttttaaaatcaagatgAAAACTCGGCAGGAGGTCTATCTATCATGCAAACGACGTTAACGGAGATCctgttgcaaaaaaacaaaaaaaacagccttcCCATCCTGCTCTTCTGCATGACCTGATCTGATGGTTTGTCTCCTGAAGTAACAGTTTCTGTGGTCACATGATGTCTATAGGTAGCTGTGGTGTAACAAATTACACTAATTTGTGTGTGCTCTGAGAATAAGTAAGGAGTTATCTGTAACCTTAAAACCTTGGATGAGATTATTTTATCTGAAATAGATTTTACCAGAAAGTAGGTAAACCCTTTGCTATGCTGTTAACTTGTTGTATATTCTGTCATTTGAGGTGTGATGGCTGCTCTTTTAATAATGAGACATTTGGTAATGTCTCTAAAGGACTAAAtgaaaatttcaaaataaattattactgtatgtattggtgttttgtgtaattatttctaAGCAGTCTGTTCAAGATTCACATTTTTATCTGTGTAGTACATAATTAGCTGGGTCAGAGGTTTTGTAATCTGCAGTTTAGATGTCTTGTTGTGTGGCTTACATTTCACACACTTAAATTCCAGTTACTATTATCATAGTTATTCCATAGTTAGTGTATGGCACATAAATATCActtaatctaaataaataaaccctgccTTCTACAATGCAAAGTGCTAACGCAGTTTGCTTGTGAAAGGATAAACGGCATACTATAATGTAGTTATTTCttaagttttaatttaatgtatttatttttagatggtGAGCATTTGTAATATTGTTTACACTTGTATACTGTATCACACGTTGTCAGCTAACTCAGTAACGTGAAAGTTTCCCTTAACCAAAATGTAATTGTTTGCTGTGCTTTAGAGGATTATCCGTGACATAGCGCAGCTCAGTCATTCACTGTATTCTTTCATTTAGTGTGACACTGAGGTTTACAGTCTTTAGTGGCAGTAGGTCCTCAGCCACATGACAGGGTATGGCTATTTTCAACACGCAGAAGATTAGTTTTGCAGCCGTGGTTTATAGAAGAGAGGCtgtagaagttgtttttttttatcctctcATTCAAAACCCTTTATCAgactgtttaattgtaaaattgctTTTATCATAAGGTTTGTTTTCCAATAGTAAAAGACAAGTCTATATAGCAGGTCATGgccaaaaaactaaacattttaatatatacatatttaagaagttgtttcaccttttacGGCACCATAATGAACTTCTCTACTGTCACATTCttatgtcaattttttttttttaatatgagcactatctttaaacaacttcattCTTCAATATGCTGAGCATTGATATGGACCTTTCTGGCTGTTTCAGTTATGCAGTTCATCATAAGATATTGTTTGCTGAAAGACCAaggattaaaaacaaatgcttgcCCATTGCCCAAGATGAATTAGAACTGATGAGGCCTAGTTGATGTCTGTCTCAGTAGTTCTGTGAGGGAGTGcctaaaaaaaagtgtacagataTATTCTCATGTTCACaggcttacatttaaaaaatgcaggaaaagccaattttctaacggggtgtagcagtggtgaacaaacattcataatgcttacaaaacagtcactcagaacTCAAACCTCCATCTACCcttgtcatgctgaattttgcattatgcGAATGCATTAgcgttttatttaattttgtccGTGTGATTAATTATGCTATTCATTATTCATCAGCGTGGTATAATTGAACTTTCATTATAAACAGTTatctttttagacatcaaaaccgTATAAAA
The sequence above is a segment of the Polyodon spathula isolate WHYD16114869_AA chromosome 2, ASM1765450v1, whole genome shotgun sequence genome. Coding sequences within it:
- the LOC121301941 gene encoding adenomatous polyposis coli protein-like isoform X2; amino-acid sequence: MAAASYDQLLKQVEALKMENSNLRQDLEDNSNHLTKLEREASNMKEVLKELQGSIEEESMGSSGQIDLLERLKEMNLDPTNFPGVKLRPKVSLRSYGSREGSVSGRSGESSPVPMGSHPRRGLVNGSRESTGYLEELEKERSLLLAELEKEEKEKDWYYAQLQNLTKRIDSFPLTENFSLQTDMTRRQLEYEARQIRAAMEEQLGTCQDMEKRAQARVARIQQIEKDMLRIRQHLQAQTAESEKTSQSKHDPPSRDAERQSEGGQAAAELGMGTTGCGQGSSVRMDHETASDMSCSSSSSYSVPRRLTSHLGTKVEMVYSLLSMLGTHDKDDMSRTLLAMSSSQDSCIAMRQSGCLPLLIQLLHGNDKDSVLLGNSRGSKEARARASAALHNIIHSQPDDKRGRREIRVLHLLEQIRAYCETCWEWQEAHERGVDQDKNPMPSPVEHQICPAVCVLMKLSFDEEHRHAMNELGGLQAIGELLQVDCEMYGLTNDHYSVTLRRYAGMALTNLTFGDVANKATLCSMKGCMRAMVAQLKSESEDLQQVIASVLRNLSWRADVNSKTTLREVGSVKALMECALEVKKESTLKSVLSALWNLSAHCTENKADICAVDGALAFLVSTLTYRSQTNTLAIIESGGGILRNVSSLIATNEDHRQILRENNCLQTLLQHLKSHSLTIVSNACGTLWNLSARNVKDQEALWDMGAVSMLKNLIHSKHKMIAMGSAAALRNLMANRPAKYKDANIMSPGSSLPSLHVRKQKALIEELDAQHLSETFDNIDNLSPKASHRNKQRHKQSVYSEYVLDSGRHNEDGMCRSESFNTTNMTVLSPYVNTTVLPGSASSETRGNAESSRAEKDRSTERERRIPGSGGLHPSENSSKRIGMQISTTSAQIAKVMEEVQSIHISQDDRSTGSSADLHCRQEERNGPRQTSASHTHSNPYQFNKQEPPSRTCPIPYGKMEYRASSDSLNSVSSSDGYGKRGQMKPSVESYSEEDDGYGKRGQVKQSVESYSENDEGKFCSYGKYPADLAHKIHSANHMEDNDGEMDTPINYSLKYSDEQLNSGRQSPSQSERWPRPKHLVEDEMKRNEQKTSRTQNQGYSVYTENSSEAADKHMKFPSRFGQPECSGPFRQRGCNSSEQSRSGSNHGMKQKMNPSHCPVDDYDDDKPTNYSERYSEEEQHDEEDQPTNYGIKYSEEHHHVEPIDYSIKYSSEVPSSQKYGHSKTSVQNSTKDHITHGSGSTLGPSTKNSVQQNQLHPSSAQTRAGPTRILQKTTTGKAPSINQETIQTYCVEDTPICFSRGSSLSSLSSAEDEMEGREQHRNVANNYPTLPIADKEASGSLCADMPMAEDQSSSKYTRMKAQRHQSSNVANSDGSRHKAVEFSSGAKSPFKSGAQTPKSPPEHYVQETPLMFSRCTSVSSLDSFESHSIASSVQSEPCSGMVSGIISPSDLPDSPGQTMPPSRSKTPPPPHAGQMKNKVKVPNNADERELAPRHVAVNAAVQRVQVLPDNDTLLHFATESTPDGFSCSSSLSALSLDEPFIQKDVTLQIMPPVHEDDHGNNGEPEKEEDTKEHKSQDNPPNSSEPEKDILNDSDDDDIDILEECINSAMPTKSSRKNKKPPPVARKPSQLPVYKLLPSQNRGQQQKPANFTHGEDMPRVYCVEGTPINFSTATSLSDLTIESPPNELANTESSNIETQTTVSSAMERRDTIPMEGRSIDGKDTVKGSAAPSLPLDEEKAEGDDILAECISSAMPKGKSHKPFRVKKIIDQVKQTSTSPCNPRHQDIEKKKPTSPVKPMPQSSEYRARVMKPTNNFSSGSYSDKNKDAKKRDPKNSRECSDKPPNSEERVRGSFAFDSLHHYSPVEGTPYCFSRNGSLSSLDFDDDELDFSKEKAELRKEKEHKKVSTRNVNEQTSNHPPASRTQVYQRPCPNRGPAKPLLQKQAMFPQASKDNIGSVTDEKMQNFSIEDTPVCFSRNSSLSSLSDIDQENNNKESDRQKENSSAQVEGSRPQASGYAPKAFNVEDTPVCFSRNSSLSSLSIDSEDDLLQECISSAMPKKKKQPAKSHGGDSATNDDKHMGGILTEEPDLTLDLRDIQSPISEQAHSPDSETFDWKAIQEGANSIVSSLHQAAAASLSRQASSDSDSILSLKSGISLGSPFHLASDQEEKPVASNKGPRILKPGEKSTSESKKKEEEQAKALKGGKKVYKSLITGKARSSVDISSIPKQQAPVPLISRGRTMIHIPGIRNSSPSTSPIPKKTPPKNTPLKATTTGQISSNLPRGVKTPVKSDPSSANRQQGAQGGSSKGSSRSGSRDTTPSRPAQQPLSRPVQSPGRTSVSPGRNGISPPNKLSQLPRTSSPSTASTKSSGSGRMSYTSPGRHLGQQAPTKQSCLPRSTSGIPRSESASKGLNQSAATGSVKKVELSRMSSTKSSGSESDRSERPVLVRQSTFIKEAPSPTLKRKLEESASFESLSPTSRPVSPNRSQSHTPVLSPSLTDMSLTLPYQGSCWRKSSQSQNSSENGDERSLRRHDIARSHSESPSRLPINRSGTWKREHSKHSSSLPRVSTWKRTGSSSSILSASSESSEKGKSEDERQHASFAQGSKQSKEIHTPLKGTWRKIKESENPQNPSVDGSDADLMVHQMAPAMSKTEDVWVRIEDCPINNPRSGKSPTGNTPPIIDSVPEKLTVDDPDPKDIDSVAVCTTGLDNFNSCIMHESPEKSAETKSVASYPAATPETSENPVTERTPFSSTNSSKHSSPSGAVAARVTPFNYNPNPRKSSTDNGSARPSQIPTPINSSTKKRDSKGDGAESSGNQSPRRLSGSYLVTSV
- the LOC121301941 gene encoding adenomatous polyposis coli protein-like isoform X1 codes for the protein MAAASYDQLLKQVEALKMENSNLRQDLEDNSNHLTKLEREASNMKEVLKELQGSIEEESMGSSGQIDLLERLKEMNLDPTNFPGVKLRPKVSLRSYGSREGSVSGRSGESSPVPMGSHPRRGLVNGSRESTGYLEELEKERSLLLAELEKEEKEKDWYYAQLQNLTKRIDSFPLTENFSLQTDMTRRQLEYEARQIRAAMEEQLGTCQDMEKRAQARVARIQQIEKDMLRIRQHLQAQTAESEKTSQSKHDPPSRDAERQSEGGQAAAELGMGTTGCGQGSSVRMDHETASDMSCSSSSSYSVPRRLTSHLGTKVTEDSKPQVEMVYSLLSMLGTHDKDDMSRTLLAMSSSQDSCIAMRQSGCLPLLIQLLHGNDKDSVLLGNSRGSKEARARASAALHNIIHSQPDDKRGRREIRVLHLLEQIRAYCETCWEWQEAHERGVDQDKNPMPSPVEHQICPAVCVLMKLSFDEEHRHAMNELGGLQAIGELLQVDCEMYGLTNDHYSVTLRRYAGMALTNLTFGDVANKATLCSMKGCMRAMVAQLKSESEDLQQVIASVLRNLSWRADVNSKTTLREVGSVKALMECALEVKKESTLKSVLSALWNLSAHCTENKADICAVDGALAFLVSTLTYRSQTNTLAIIESGGGILRNVSSLIATNEDHRQILRENNCLQTLLQHLKSHSLTIVSNACGTLWNLSARNVKDQEALWDMGAVSMLKNLIHSKHKMIAMGSAAALRNLMANRPAKYKDANIMSPGSSLPSLHVRKQKALIEELDAQHLSETFDNIDNLSPKASHRNKQRHKQSVYSEYVLDSGRHNEDGMCRSESFNTTNMTVLSPYVNTTVLPGSASSETRGNAESSRAEKDRSTERERRIPGSGGLHPSENSSKRIGMQISTTSAQIAKVMEEVQSIHISQDDRSTGSSADLHCRQEERNGPRQTSASHTHSNPYQFNKQEPPSRTCPIPYGKMEYRASSDSLNSVSSSDGYGKRGQMKPSVESYSEEDDGYGKRGQVKQSVESYSENDEGKFCSYGKYPADLAHKIHSANHMEDNDGEMDTPINYSLKYSDEQLNSGRQSPSQSERWPRPKHLVEDEMKRNEQKTSRTQNQGYSVYTENSSEAADKHMKFPSRFGQPECSGPFRQRGCNSSEQSRSGSNHGMKQKMNPSHCPVDDYDDDKPTNYSERYSEEEQHDEEDQPTNYGIKYSEEHHHVEPIDYSIKYSSEVPSSQKYGHSKTSVQNSTKDHITHGSGSTLGPSTKNSVQQNQLHPSSAQTRAGPTRILQKTTTGKAPSINQETIQTYCVEDTPICFSRGSSLSSLSSAEDEMEGREQHRNVANNYPTLPIADKEASGSLCADMPMAEDQSSSKYTRMKAQRHQSSNVANSDGSRHKAVEFSSGAKSPFKSGAQTPKSPPEHYVQETPLMFSRCTSVSSLDSFESHSIASSVQSEPCSGMVSGIISPSDLPDSPGQTMPPSRSKTPPPPHAGQMKNKVKVPNNADERELAPRHVAVNAAVQRVQVLPDNDTLLHFATESTPDGFSCSSSLSALSLDEPFIQKDVTLQIMPPVHEDDHGNNGEPEKEEDTKEHKSQDNPPNSSEPEKDILNDSDDDDIDILEECINSAMPTKSSRKNKKPPPVARKPSQLPVYKLLPSQNRGQQQKPANFTHGEDMPRVYCVEGTPINFSTATSLSDLTIESPPNELANTESSNIETQTTVSSAMERRDTIPMEGRSIDGKDTVKGSAAPSLPLDEEKAEGDDILAECISSAMPKGKSHKPFRVKKIIDQVKQTSTSPCNPRHQDIEKKKPTSPVKPMPQSSEYRARVMKPTNNFSSGSYSDKNKDAKKRDPKNSRECSDKPPNSEERVRGSFAFDSLHHYSPVEGTPYCFSRNGSLSSLDFDDDELDFSKEKAELRKEKEHKKVSTRNVNEQTSNHPPASRTQVYQRPCPNRGPAKPLLQKQAMFPQASKDNIGSVTDEKMQNFSIEDTPVCFSRNSSLSSLSDIDQENNNKESDRQKENSSAQVEGSRPQASGYAPKAFNVEDTPVCFSRNSSLSSLSIDSEDDLLQECISSAMPKKKKQPAKSHGGDSATNDDKHMGGILTEEPDLTLDLRDIQSPISEQAHSPDSETFDWKAIQEGANSIVSSLHQAAAASLSRQASSDSDSILSLKSGISLGSPFHLASDQEEKPVASNKGPRILKPGEKSTSESKKKEEEQAKALKGGKKVYKSLITGKARSSVDISSIPKQQAPVPLISRGRTMIHIPGIRNSSPSTSPIPKKTPPKNTPLKATTTGQISSNLPRGVKTPVKSDPSSANRQQGAQGGSSKGSSRSGSRDTTPSRPAQQPLSRPVQSPGRTSVSPGRNGISPPNKLSQLPRTSSPSTASTKSSGSGRMSYTSPGRHLGQQAPTKQSCLPRSTSGIPRSESASKGLNQSAATGSVKKVELSRMSSTKSSGSESDRSERPVLVRQSTFIKEAPSPTLKRKLEESASFESLSPTSRPVSPNRSQSHTPVLSPSLTDMSLTLPYQGSCWRKSSQSQNSSENGDERSLRRHDIARSHSESPSRLPINRSGTWKREHSKHSSSLPRVSTWKRTGSSSSILSASSESSEKGKSEDERQHASFAQGSKQSKEIHTPLKGTWRKIKESENPQNPSVDGSDADLMVHQMAPAMSKTEDVWVRIEDCPINNPRSGKSPTGNTPPIIDSVPEKLTVDDPDPKDIDSVAVCTTGLDNFNSCIMHESPEKSAETKSVASYPAATPETSENPVTERTPFSSTNSSKHSSPSGAVAARVTPFNYNPNPRKSSTDNGSARPSQIPTPINSSTKKRDSKGDGAESSGNQSPRRLSGSYLVTSV